tttatatttttggtcagtGTAATTCTCTCTATCACCCTGCAAAGcagccctcttctttttcttcgtGTCGGACTTCATAGCCACTCGGCGCTTTTTGTACTGCCGGTCTTGAACGCCTCTTTATTTGCAGAAAGCTCAGCCCgtcatgcagcagcaggaaatggAGGAGCTGAGATGATGACGAGTGCGtcgctgcagcagagagagagagagagagagagagagagagagagagagagagagagagagagagagagagagagagagagagagagagagagagagagagagagagagagagagagagagagagagagagagagagagaggcagcagaACTGGGAGGGGAAACCACCAGCAGGCAGCGACAGGCGACAGCGACAACTTTAAACACTTTGTAGGTAACCCCTGCAGACTTAAAATGAGCTACAATTTGATATTTTCAACTCTAAACTAGCTCAAGTTAGTTTGTGTGGCGTTCACGGTGTTTGTGTAGCTGCTACAACGTTTTAGTTTGTTATTGACTGACTGGGGTTTGTGGCGGAAGATGGGCTTGGCTGCCCAAGTTTTTGTTTCTCGTTTAGGAAATGTAACTTACTGCTTTATTTTTAACCacttgtgtctgtttctgttttataaagGGTCTCGTGCATCAACAGCTGAAGATGAGCGACGCGAATCAGCCCAAAGTTGAACTTTTTGTGAAGGTAAGTGATTGACTGAAGCCCCCCAAAGAAAACGGAAAGTGTAGACACGGTGACAATATGtgacattgatttatttaacgGGTTTAAAGCTGCAGATACGGTATGCTTAAGTTATCTTATCATTTCATCAGCATTCTCAGTACTTGTTATTACAAGGTGATAGCATATCTCACACTGCCCGTATCTGTAGACATAAAGTCACCTTGCACgttttaaatcacattacagtatgtgtgttatAATATTCATGTACATTAGACACCTGTTGACTCACCGGGATAATCTAATTAAATGCACTTTAACCCATTGGGCAGGcgactttcatctatatttagGTAGTATGTCAGGCAGGCTAATCTCATTTTCTTTGAGCCAAAAACTCTGAATACACCAAATATGGCTTCCCCTCATGTTCTCACACAAATTCAAATAATGATTCCTCTGTGTGAACGTGTGCACCACCCTCTACTTGTTTCCTTTATGGGTAAGAGATGCGGTTGTAACTTCTCTAAATCTGGTTTCTAGTCAGCTTCTTCAATGACCATGATACCCTGAATAACAGAAAGTAACGTTTActgttttacaataaatgtagCTTTATACTGTTCAGGCCACATTACAAACCCTTAATCGGATATAGATTGACTgaacataaaatatgtcttcCTGCAGCTACACAGGAAGCTGTATGATCATTTCCTGTGCAGCTTACAAGCTCGATGTGAATACAGGAATGAGTTATGTTGCTTCTAAGGGAgcaacaattattattttcatcatcaattATTTTCGATTTTAATATTTAGTCCCTGAAATGGTCTGAAAATGCTCAGtgtgttgtcttttttaaattgctttttttgtccaaagcaaaaATCTAAAACCAAAGAATCAGTTTACAAtgttataaaacaaagaaaagcagtaaCGCTTGTCATGTTTGCGTGAAAAATGATAAATCAATTATTCAAATAGTTCCAGACTAATTTGTCTgtcaactaaatgtttcagttATCATTTAGTCTACATGATGTAAGATATTTAATCTTGCTGTTATATAGAGCTGAAGAGATAAGTTGAAGAGTCGATAGACTGAAAATTAATTTAACAATTTTTTACAATCAATTGATTTTAAGTCTAACAAACATTACTTTGTTCCAGCTTATCAATCATGAGGATTTTGTGCTTTTCTTTATCCTATGtgataataaactttattacattacagactGTTTAATGGGAAAAACAAGACaagcgctatacaagtataatttattattattattattattattattattattattaaaaacttCAAGTTAGGCTTTAGGTAATAGTGATTTCTAATGTTTACAGACcaaataatgaatcaataaacatagaaaatatttggAGGATTATTTGTTAATGgctaattgttagttgcagctctactatCATATCAGACAGAAGAAAGCAGCAAATAATGTCATAAGACTTGTAAGCACGTATGAAAAgatgtataatataaaatggtgaacattttctctgtttttgtgtccCAGGCTGGGAGCGATGGTCAGAGCATCGGCAACTGTCCCTTCTCCCAGCGTCTCTTCATGGTGCTGTGGCTGAAAGGAGTCACCTTCGATGTTACCACAGTGGATATGAAGAGGTGAAcacactgtgtgcgtgtgcgtgcgtgtgtgtgcgttgcgGGTTTCTATTGGCACAACAGTGGAATGTCCTTCtactgtttttaatgtaaagcaACAAGCGAGCGTTTCATTCAGATATTGAGTGTTAAAAGACATAAGGCTCTGGCTTTGATTCTCGTGACATCTGGAGAAGTCTTGAGGTTCAAACATCAGTCATTTTCTGTGGTTTCatgttttcctttccttttcccccaatctctctccttttttaGCTTAACCCTCCATGTCTTCTGCTGGATGtctgtctcttttgtttttgacagttttttatttttatttctgtccacCTTTGCAGGAAGCCAGACATCTTGAAGGATCTGGCTCCAGGTGCCCAGCCTCCCTTCCTGTTGTACGGCAGCGATGTGAAAACGGACACCAACAAGATCGAGGAGTTCCTGGAGGAAAATCTCTGCCCTCCAAAGTAATCACTCCATACATCtgatttacaaatgttttattttgctctttTGAGAGCTGAAACAGTGAGTCGCTTCTCCATTGTGAGGAACGGCTGCTTTTCTTTGAATTATGtgattgtaaattgaatatctttggattttgtcagataaaataaatattttaagtagagctgcaacgattagttaCGGACATTTTTTCTTGGGtaattacagtttttaaaaaataacaactaTCTGGAGGTCTTTctcctcaaaataaataatacatctcAAACAGTCAACTTGACTTTGTTGGATACTGCTGGGAGCCATTATGTAATCAAgatatacataaatatttagtttaaaattCAACACTTCTGTAAAGAACCAACTCTgtcaaatgctgttttcagcctctcaaacatggagatttcctgcttttgaatatcttttaggttttggaccgacaaaacaagacgtctaaagacatcaccttggacttggaTAAAATCGGatgaacatttttcacaattttctgacattttatagaacaaacgattaatctagaaaataatttgtattaaaaaataagataaggataaagaaaataatcgtcAATTGCAGTCCTAATTTTAAGATATCAACTTgggctttaaaaaatgtttaaagaaatgtttcactattttgacatttgaaaatattttttttttagaccaaacaataaatgaattgaAAATAATCGTTCGTTGCAGCACTAGTTGTTTTGCTTGCCTCCTACTTTGActtcttttacatttgtgtgtcaTCCTGTACAACCCTTCTTTGTCTCAACATTTAATGCACATGTATTTCATGTGAGTCAATGTTTATAATGTGGTGATCGTGCGTGAATCATCATcgatctctctgtctgtttagGTATCCCCGTCTGGCTGCTCGTAACCCAGAGTCCAACACAGCAGGCATGGATGTTTTCTCCAAATTCTCGGCTTACGTCAAGAACTCAAACCCTCAGGCCAACGAAAGTAAGTAGATCTGATACATCATACTTCTGATGTTTAAGTGAGTCTTTGCATCAGAATAAAACTTCATTCAGAATTTTACATTTCTAATGGACCCGGTTTTATTTTCAGTGGTATTTTCTGCTGAGCTCCAAAACCAGCAGGGAGCGTCCGAGTTAATAACATTACTGTCTGAGCGTTTCTGTCTCAGTGCAAACACGCTCACTGAATGATAATGAGCAGGTACCGGGTTGTGGCACACAACAAAAATTAAACACCAACAGCAGATTACTCTAATGGCTTgggtgaaaagaaagaaaggagatgTGAGTTGGTTGACTCAGTAAATTTAACTCAGGATAATCATACTTTCTGTCTACACACCTGTTGATCTTCAGCTAATGCCGGATTTGCTAGCTTGATGCTACCGGCAGTTACTCACCAAGTTGCTGAAGTGCCTCCTAATGTTTCTCGTCAGCAATGTATGACAAGCAGACTCTCTGGCTGCTACTTTAATGTTTGACTCACACACCGATGGCTCAATTTGATCATAAAGCCACTGCTTTCATATCAGATGATAGATGATCAGATCAGATGATGAGGTGGAGCTGCCTCAAGACATGGagagtgaggcagagagaaCATAACATACCTGCTGCACATAAGTTCCAGCAGGTATATTATGTGCAGTAGTCAggtgattttgatttgttgacaatgaGAGGAAGACTTCTACGTGATAAGAAGTGAATACAGTTTGAATAAAAAACTAAGTAGAGTTATAAATAAAGTAGGCTACACTAATAATGATACAGCCAACATGATTTAGATATGGCTCCAGCTTATCAGCATTGTTTTGCCTGTGTATTTTGTGTCAATAGTTACAGGactataaataaaagaagaaaaaaaacaaagtggaaattaaatctcatatttttatttgaattacacacaaaacattaattgtGAACATGTTTGACTTTATAAAATGATTCTCTCCAGTCTTGCTATCGGCCCCTATATTAAACAATTCAGAAAGTAAGAACTTTTTCttatacatatttctttctGGCAGAACTTATCATTAAGGCcaacttaattatttattggaTTTCTTTTATCACCATAGTCTCtaaatgtttgtataaatgCAGGAAATGGGAGTCAGATCGAGAACACTTTTCTGTCAGGTGATCTCACTGTCGTTGGGTGaaactgtgtgtttattgtatgTACCCGCTTCTTTCTTTAACTTGAAATGTACTCTCTTATTTCAgtcatttaaacaaaagaaattaATTCATGCATTTCATTGTTTCTAAACGCCCCCTTCGGCTTTGATTTAACgatgtatttgaatattttctgcGTGTGTCAGCTCTAGAGAAAGGCCTGCTGAAGGCTCTGAAGAAGCTGGACGACTATCTCGGCTCCCCACTTCCTGACGAGATCGACGAGAATAGCACCGAAGAGCTCACTTCCTCGTCCCGCCCCTTCCTGGACGGCCAAGAGCTTACTCTGGCTGACTGCAACTTGCTGCCTAAGCTCCACATCGTGAAGGTAATCTTCTGCTTAAAGCTGTGCAGCTTGGGGCCTGGGAGGACTAGattatcattttaaatccaaGTTTTTGGTCTGGCTTGTGACCAGCGTGTTTTGCTGATTGCTTCTCTCTAAGTCTCTTTCTAAATCTCTCACCAGGTGGTGTGTTTAAAATACCGAAACTTCAGCGTCCCTCAGTCCTTGACAAACCTCTGGAGGTACCTGAACGCAGCGTACGCCAGAGAAGAGTTTGCCTCCACCTGCCCGATCGACGAGGAGATCCACATCGCCTACTCCTCTGTAGTTAAAGCTCTCAAGTAGGAGCCCAACAGGATGCACAAGTCATGAATACACCAGCACAAAAACGCACATTTActcacctgcacacactcacctgcacacactcacctgcacacacactctgcaagCAACTTGGTCGATCTTTTTCTCTAGAAGCGTTCATTGCATCCATATAGtcattttaaaagctttaaaagttgATGCATTACCACGCGTCCTTTTTCTTAAACTATTGAAAGTTTTGTGAATTAAGGGAAAGAATTTCTAGACATTGGTCATCGGATCCatatattttgtgcaaaaatagaaaaagacttttgatatttattttactaaaagTTAGTAAATATGCTACGTTAcgctgtctgcatgtgtgtccgCAGTTGAGTAACTGTTTCACGCGCCACTTGCCTCGAGACCGCGCGAAGGTCGTATGCGTGCGTATACATTGTCAGTTTTGTAATCGACCTTGATTTGTGTCTCGAACTATGTTGTTTGGTCCTTGAATTTTAGGGAGTTTGGCCTGGAAAGtatttgaatttgatgtttaagaAGGTGTGGGAACCTTGTTGATACCATCTTGTTATAACGGTAATCAATTATCTGGTTTACTATTGTCAAACTATACTCTTAGGTTTGCTTCAGGGGTGTTTATTCGTTTAGTTTCCCTGATTTTTGTTTGCCACGCGGATCAGTTTACATCCGGAGGGAAACGAGGAAGCACAGGAGGCAGATAAGTTGAcgtaaaaacaaacttaaaaataTTTACCTCCTTTATGAAATTAATGAATGAACGAACGATCGATCGTGTTGCTTGCAGGCTCGCTCTctctcgtacacacacacttagaacTACAGCCTTGCTTGTGTACAGTTCCACCATCAGTAGAGACACGCTGTTAAgttgtttcttctcttcttggCGACGTTTTCGACAGTATATCTTTGTATTTTGTGGCGGGGAGAATTCAACAGACACAAAGCTGCCTACCAGATCAAAGTTTCACTAGTACCTTGTAAGCCTCACACAAGCTGATTCAACTCTTTATTTTCAGTCTTGGTATtaaggaagtgttttttattttgaaggttacAACCATGCTTACCAGCGTCAGCTCACCTGCCAAAGTGTCTTGCGGTTTGTCTGTAATCACAGATTCTTCACATTGACTTTATTACAAATTCAAATCGACAGTTTCTTATTCTTCACCTCGGAGAGGAAGTGGGGTGCTTTTCCTCGGCGGCCGGCAGACCAGTTCTCGCTTTAGGGAAGCAGAGCTGAAAACAGTTAGAGACAGGATGCAATTTCAATAGACTCGGGCTTCCCCTTTCTGCGCTCCCACAGCAGGCGTGATGGATTATTCCAGATTACCGAGCTTGTTTGTGATCCGCTGTCGGGGCCCTTTGCCAACAGTTTATTTTGTCATACGCGAGGGAGATCAGGTTGTGAGTGTATCGAAGAGGCTGTGTATGAAGAAgttaactgctaactgctaaaaGGCTACATTAACAGCACTTGTACTGCCTCCTCGGGTCGCTCACTGTTCTGCCACATGTTTCTCATTAGTGGGGAAAAAGAAGTTAGatgtacacatgcacaatgtttaaaattaaaatcacaCTTGCAGTTCTAGATTGCCGTCCATTATTAATTTAAGGATAAGGT
This region of Cottoperca gobio chromosome 11, fCotGob3.1, whole genome shotgun sequence genomic DNA includes:
- the clic1 gene encoding chloride intracellular channel protein 1; protein product: MSDANQPKVELFVKAGSDGQSIGNCPFSQRLFMVLWLKGVTFDVTTVDMKRKPDILKDLAPGAQPPFLLYGSDVKTDTNKIEEFLEENLCPPKYPRLAARNPESNTAGMDVFSKFSAYVKNSNPQANETLEKGLLKALKKLDDYLGSPLPDEIDENSTEELTSSSRPFLDGQELTLADCNLLPKLHIVKVVCLKYRNFSVPQSLTNLWRYLNAAYAREEFASTCPIDEEIHIAYSSVVKALK